AGATTTGGGCCCGCGCCCTGGCTGATCTCGGCCCACGCTGCGTCATCATCACCAGTGTTCCCGAAGAGCACGGCCGGGGCACGTCGGTCGTGGCCTTCGACAAGGACGCCAGCCGCTTCTGGAAGGTTGCATGCCCATACATTCCTGCATGTTACCCCGGCACTGGAGATATTTTCGCCAGCGTGATAACAGGTTCTCTGTTGCAGGGCGATTCTCTGCCCTTGTCCCTGGACCGGGCCGTGCAGTTCGTCTCCATGGCCATCCGGGCCACCTTCGGCCACAATTTTCCGGAACGCGAGGGAGTCTTTCTGGAACGGGTGCTCCCGAGCCTTAACGCCCCCGTGTCCATGAGCAGCTTTGAACTGATATGACCGATCGATACCGCGGAATATTCGTCAGCGACCTCGACGGGACATTGCTGCGGAACGGCCGGATCTCCGATGGCGATCTGCGGGCCTTCAGAGGGCTGCGCGATCAGGGGATAATGCGCGTCATCGCCACGGGGCGCTCGCTGTATTCGGCCAGGGCCTGTCTTGCGGATGATTTTCCGGCCGATTACCTGATCCTCTCGACCGGAAACCAGATCGTGAACTGGCCGACGCAGGAGGTCATGCGCTCGTCCTTCATGACGGGGCGTGAAGTGCAGGATATCTGCCGTTTCCTGTCCGGGCTCGGACTGAGCTTCATGGTGCACGATGAATTTCCGCACAGCCATCGTTTCGAGTACCACCGGGGGCACGGAAACGTCGCGGATTTCGATCGACGGCTGGCCCTGTACGCAGACCACGGACGGGAAAACACAGGCTCGCGCGAAATGCGCGCCGCATCCCAGATCGTGGCTATCGTTGACGGAAACGACGCGGCAATGCATGACCGCGTCAGCCGGGAACTGGGGAATCACAGCGTGATCAGGGCCACATCACCGCTGGATGGACAGTCCGTGTGGATCGAAATCTTCGCGGCGGATGTCTCCAAGGCCTCCGGCATAATGCATCTGGTCGATCATCACGATCTGCACGGAGCCCCAAGCGCGGCCATCGGCAACGATCACAATGACAGGGACATGCTCGAACTGGTACAGATGTCCTTCAAAGTCGCTGACGCATTTCTGGATAATGAAGGCAAATACATTACAACCCCGGAAAACAGTGACGCAGTGGCATTTGCCATCGCGCACTACATGGAAAGATTCCATGCCGGCATGACGGAAGCATGAAAAAAATATTGGCCGTCCCCGCACTGCTCGGGGCAACATCGCTTGATATCGTCAAGAACGTGGGACAGTGGGGAGTCTTCTCCCTGACTGCTGTTCTGGGCATGATCCACATGCGCCGCCTTCTGCCCAAGATTCTCCACGACATACATTTCATTGGCTTCAAGTCCCTGAACATCATCATTCTCGTGGCCTTCTTCACGGGCATGGTCCTTGGACTGCAAGGCTACTACACCCTGATCAAGTTCAGCGCCGAAGGCATGCTCGGCGTGGCCGTGGCCCTGTCCCTGGTGCGTGAACTCGGGCCGGTGCTGACGGCGATCATGCTCATCGGCCGGGCCGGTTCGAGCATCAGCGCCGAGATCGGGATCATGCGCATCTCCGAGCAGATCGACGCCCTTTCGACCATGGACGTGGACCCTGTCCGCTATCTGGTCACGCCCAAGATCATCGCCTCGCTGATCTGTTTTCCGCTCCTGACCGCGATTTTCGATTGCGTGGGCATCCTGGGCGGTTATTTTTCCTCCGTGCTCCTAAGCTCCCGTTCGGGGATCTTCTTCAGCAAAATCCAGTCGAGCCTGCTCCTGTCCGACGTAACCGGAGGGTTCGTCAAATCCTTTGTCTTTGCCTTCATCGTCATCACCATATCCTGCTACTGCGGATATTACACGCACCAGAACCAATCCAGCGCCGGTGCGGAAGGCGTGAGCAACTCAACGACATCCGCCGTTGTCCAGTCATGCGTTTACGTATTGGTCTCCGACTACGTCATAACGTCTTTTTTGATGTGAGCACATGAGCAGCACAACACCTCTCATTCAACTGCGCAATATTTCGAAGGCGTTCGGCGGCAGGGAAATCCTGCGGGGAGCGACTCTCGACATCCAGCGAAACGAGATCACCGCCATCATCGGAAAGAGCGGCGGCGGCAAGAGCGTCCTGGTCAAGCACATCATCGGGCTGATCACCGCCGACAGCGGGGAGATCATCTTCGACGGACTTCCCTATTCAACCATGAAGCGAAAGGATTTCTCGGCGATCAAGAACCGCTGCAGCTACATGTTTCAGAACAACGCGCTCTTCGATTCCATGACCGTGTTCGAGAACATCGCCCTGCCCCTGCGGGAAAAATTCAAGCTCGGCAAAAAGGACCTGGAAGACAAGGTCCGCGCACGCATCGAACAGCTCGAACTGACCGAAGTCGCGCAGATGTATCCGAAACAGATTTCCGGCGGCATGCAGAAACGCGTGGCCCTGGCGCGGGCGCTGGTCACGGAACCCGAGATCATCTTTTTCGACGAACCGACCACGGGTCTCGACCCCATCCGCAAGAAGACGGTCTTCTCCATGATCCACCGCTACCATGAAAAGCTCAATTTCACGGCGGTGATCATCACCCACGACATCCCCGACATTTTCTACATCGCGCACACCGTGAACATTCTCGACGAGGGCCGGATCATCTTTTCCGGATCGCCCGTGGCCCTGGAACAGTCCTCGGACCCGGGGCTTTACACCTACACTCACGGCCACGAGATGCTCATCGACGAATTGACGGGCCTGCACAACAGGCTCTCGCTCATGCGCAAGGTCGAGGCCTTCGGGGCCGAAGCCCAAGGCTCCGAGCAGCTTGTTCTGGTCACGGTCAGGCTTCTGGGCATGAGGACCATGATGGACTACAAGGGAGACCTTCTGGCCCACGCCTTCATCAGAAAGCTGGCCAAGTTCGTGAGTTCCTTTCTGCCCGAGGGTGCCTGTGCGGGCATGTTTTCCAAGGAAATTCTGGTCATTGCGGCCAAGACCACAGACGAGTCGACACTTGAGCTGTTTCTAAGCCAGCTTGAGGCATTCTTCACCAACCTGACCATTGAAACATATTGTCACAAGCACAGACTTCAGGTCGAGATCGGCGGCGCGCTGGTAACCCAAGGACTGAGCGCCTATTCGGCCATTCAGGAAGCACTTGCAACATCCAAGAAGTACGTATGAAGACCAACAACTCCTCCCTGCACCTTTCCATCGGCCTTTTTGTCATCGTGGGCCTCGCCTGCACGGCCTATCTGGCCATGACCCTCGCGAACACGACTTTTTTCGCCGGTGACTCCTATGAGATCACGGCCAAATTCACGGCCGTGAACGGGCTAAGAGCCGGCAGCAACGTGGAGATTTCCGGCGTGGCGGTGGGCAAGGTGTCGAGCATCTCCCTGGACCAGACCCTTTACCAGGCCGTAATTACCATGAACATCGACAATTCCGTGGGGATTCCCGTTGACTCCACGGCGGCGATCAAGACAAGCGGACTCATCGGCGACAAGTACGTGAGCATCATCCCCGGTGCCGATGATGTCCTCTTGAAAGACCAGGAAATCCTTATGGATACACAGGCAGCCCTCGATATTGAGGAAATGATTTCTAAATATGTATTTGGAAGTGTCGACAAATGAGAATTCTGTTTCTTTTCATCATCCTGCTCCTTCCCGCGCCCGCCGTGTCGCAGGACAACCCAACAAGCTACATCCGCGCCAACGTCGACAAGGTAGTGAGCATCCTGACGTCTCCGGAATACGAGTCGGAAACGAACAAAACCGAACAATTGCGTCAGATCGAAGCTGTGGTCGACAATTTTTTTGACGCCGAAGAACTCTCCAAGCGTTCCCTGGGTCAATACTGGAGAATCTTCACTCCCGAGCAGAAGCAGGAATTTCAGCCCCTGTTCCTGAAACTCATCAAGCAGGTCTACCTCAAGAAATCCATCACCTACAATGACGAGGTGGTGAATTACAACCAGGAGATCATCAAGTCGGATACCCTGGCCGAGGTCCATACCACAATAACATCCCCCAACCTGAACATTCCGATCATCTACTACATGATCAGAAAAGACGTTTCGTGGAAGGTCTACGACGTCTCGGTGGAAAACGTGAGCCTCATCAAGAACTACCGATCCCAGTTCCGGAGCATCCTGCAAAACAATTCGCCCGACAAACTCATTGCCACCTTGAGGGAAAAAACCAATGAATAAGCGTCTTCTCCTGCTCTGCCTGACCTTGTGCGTGATCCTGCTTCAGGGATGCGCCGGCAAGAAATCCAGCTCTGCCCTGAATCAAGACGTGGCGGCGGGTCAGGAATACGAGGAAACTTACGGCGAAGGCGAAGGAAATGGGCCCTACCCCGACCATCTGGAAGGTTTCAACCGGGGAGTCTTTTCGTTCAACGACGGTTTCATCACCTACGTGTTCACACCCATCGACACGGTCTACACCGGATTTTTCCCGCCGGACATACGCACCGGATTCGGTAACTTCTACCGCAATCTCGGGTATCCCGTGCGTCTCATCAACGCCCTCCTGCAGTTCAAGTTCGACAAGATGGCCAAAGAGACCGCGTCCTTCGCCCTGAACACGTTTTTCGGCGTGGGCGGCCTTTTCAACATCACCCACAACATGCCGAGCCTGCAATCCTCCCCCGAGGATTTCAGCCAGACCCTGGCCTTTTACGGCCTGGACTCAGGCACGTATCTGGTGCTGCCCATCCTCGGGCCGACCACCCTGCGTGATGCCGTGGGCTCCGTCGCGGACTCCTTTGCGCACCCTCTCTCCTTCGTGACCCCGGACAGCGCAAAGTACGCACTGATCGGACATGACAGGGCCAACTCGGCCTCGGCCAAACTCCCAGCCTACAAGAGCATCAAGGAGGAATCCTTCGATCACTACACGAGCATGAAGGACGTCTATTTCCAGTACAGACTCGGCCTGGAGAAGGAATGAAGACGGCTTTCATGTGACAATGAGGTCACACGTCACGCGTGACCTTGACTTTCCCGGGTCCGGAATATCTTGATTGAAATGATCAATTGACCATAAATCCCGACACGAACCTGGAGGAAACATGTCCGACAAGAAGAAGCTCGTTAGCGTAGAAGAAACCCGCCTGGCCTACATGACCGGGATGCTGCTCAAGGAAATCGCGGACGGCCTGTCCAAACGCAAGTTCGAATTCAAGACCGCTGACGGCCCCATTACGGTGACCGTGCCCAAGGATGTGGATATCGAGTACAGTGTGGTGCAAAAGGACAAGGAAGGCGAAACCAAGACCAAGCTTGAAATCGAGATTTCCTGGAAATCCTGAACGAAACAAGCGTCCGGATAAATGACCTGATTCAAGACCCATGCCCCCCGCCGAAGATTTCGGTGGGGGGCTTTACTTTTGCGGCCTGCGCGATCAGGGGCCTTGCGCCCGTTCGACCAAGTCCGCGTTGATCTCCTCCCTTGACGAGGTCAGCGCGGCATGGGCGAGCGGTGCTTCCCGAGCGTCACATGAGCGATGGCAGGAATGTCACTATCTGGGGGATGAAAAACAGGATGGCGATGCCGATGACCGTGGCCACCAGGAAGGGATAGATGCCGCGAAAGATGGATTCCAGGCTGATGTTCTGCTTCATGGCCGTGGTCACGCCGTAGACAACGTAGACGTTGATGCCCACGGGCGGCGTGATGACCCCCATCTCCGTGACCAGCACGATGATGACACCGAACCAGATGGGATCGTAGCCAAGGTTCATGACCACCGGATAGAAGACCGGGACGGTCAGCATGATCATGGCCAGGGAGTCCATGAAGCATCCGCCGAGAAAATAGATGAACACGATGATGGCCATGACCGCCAGCGCGGGAATTTCAAGGCCGCCGATGTAGCTCGCCGTGGTGAAGGGGATGCGGGTCACGGCCAGGAATTTGCCGAAAACCACGGCTCCGGCCACCAAAAAAAGGATCATGCACGAGGTGCGCAATGTCTCTTCCAGGGACTTGAAAATCAGCCGCAGGTTCAGCTGACGCCGCACCAGTCCCAGCACCAGTACGCTGAATGCTCCTACGGACGCGGCTTCGGTGGGGGTGAACCAGCCCTTGAAAAGCCCGGCCAGGACAACGGCGAAGATGATGAGCGTATCGATGAGGCCGGTCAGCGACTTGAAACGCCTGCCCCAGGAAAAATGCTCGGCCTCGGGCCCATAGTCCGGATGCCGTCGGCACGTGACCCAGATCGCGCCCAGAAACAGCCCTGTCAGCAGAAAGGCAGGCAGGATTCCGGCGACGAAAAGCCGCCCGATGGACTGCTCCGTGAGCACGCCGTAGATGATCAGCACCACGCTCGGCGGCATGATCATTCCAAGCCCGCCGCCCGCGGCCACCGCTCCCGCCGCCAGACGATCGCGATATCCGAAACGCTTCATTTCCGGGATGGCCACCGTGGCCATGGTCGCGGCCGTGGCCGGACTGGATCCGCAGACAGCGCCAAAGGCGGTGCAGGCCGAAACCGTGGCCATGGCCAGTCCGCCTCGGATGTGCCCGAAAAAATGGTAGGTAGTCGAGAAAAGACGCCTGCTGATGCCGGCGTTGAAGGCCAGTTGCCCCATGAGAATGAAAAGGGGAATGGTCGTCAGGTCGTAGGAGACAAAGACCTCGTACATGCTGCGGCTGAGCATGTTCAACCCGCCCTGAACGGAAGTCAGAACGGAAAATCCCACAAATCCGACCACGCCCATGACAAAGGCCACGGGCATGCGCGTGGCGAAAAGCAGGAGCATGATCGCTATGCCCAAAAATCCGATTCCGGCCGGGCTCATGATTTTCTCCATTGCAGCACAAATTGCAGAAGGTCGACGAACATGGTCAGGGTGGCCACGGCGAAGCACGCGCCAAGCGCGTACAGGAAGAGGTATTCGGGCAAACCCAGATTCATGGAAACCTCACCGGAAAGATGTTTGTCCCGGGCATACGCCCACATCATGACCGTGACCGTGGCGAAAAAAATGACGGACAGGGTTTCGCGGAATAGCTTGAGCCGACGGCGCACCTTGGTGGACATGAGCTGCACGAAGACCTCCACCCCGATGTGCGAACGGTGTGAATGCGCGTAAGGCAGAGAGAGCCCCAACGCCAGAACGGCCAGAAAGGTGACGATCTCCTCGGAGCCGAAAATGGGGCTGCGATTCAACCTGCCTGTAATGTCGGCCACGGTCAGTAGCGCCATGCCCAAGAGACACAGGCATCCGCCGATGCGCATCACGCTTCCGATGCGTGCCAGAATTTTTTCAACGATCTCCACAAGCTTTCTCCAGACTACATGACACAGGGGCAGGAACCTTGCGGCTCGTGCCCCTGCAACACTCAGGTATTTTGAAGACTATTTCAAATTGGCGCGCATGAAATCAAGCACGGCCTTGCCGTCCGCTCCGACCTTGGCGCACTCGGCCTCGTATTCACCGAAGATGGGCTCCATGGCCTTGGTCCAGCGCTCGGCCTCGGCCGGATCCAGGGTGACCACGGCGTTGCCCTGCTGGGCCAGGAAAAACTCCAGGCCTTCCTTGTCGCTGTCATCCCAGGCTTTTCCGTGCCGTGGAATCCAGTCTCGGCTGACCTCGGTCATCGCTTTCTGCACCTCGGGGGAGAGTGAAGCCCAGACATCCTTGTTGATGACCACGAAAAAAGTGGTCGTGTAGGCCACGGCGGTGGTGTCCGTCAAATAGTCGACTACCTCGCCCATCTTCCAGCCCTTGTTGGTCTCGACGGGATAGATTCCACCGTTGACGACGCCCTTCTGGATGGACTGGTAGGAATCGGGCATGGACATGGCCACCGGGTTGCCGCCCAGGGCGGAGATGACGCTTGCGCTGTTGCCGGTGGCGCGGATCTTCATGCCCTTCAGTTCTTCCATGGAGGTCACGGGCTTGCCTGCGGTGTGCAGTTTGCCAGGTCCATGCGCATGGAAATAAAGGACATGCACGTCATCGAATTCCTTGGGCTTGAACTGCTCGTACACGGCGTTGGCCAGTGTCGTGGCCTGCACGCCGGTCGTGTAGCCCATGGGCAGATCGACTCCGGACAGCACCGGGAAACGTCCCTTGGTGTACCCGAGCGCGGAGAGACCGATGTCCGAGATGCGCTGCACCACGCCGTCATAGCAATCCTTGGGCTTGGTCAGGGTTCCCGCCGGATAGTAGTCGATGACGACCTGACCGTTTGAGCGGGTCTCGACCTCGCGGCACCACTCCTCTGCCAGAATTGACTGGATGTGGGTCGGCGGAAAGAAATTGCTGTAGGACAGCTTGACCGGTCCCGCGGCCATGGCCTGCGCCGAAAATCCCAGAACGACGAAAGCCAGGGTCGCGACTCGTAAGAACAGCCTCATGACAATAATCCTCCGTGTGAAAAGTAAGACCGCGCACCATGCGCGAGCCTGATTATTCCTGGGTATCCAGGGCGTTGGCCAGAGCGAGTTTCATGGCTGCCCGGCGAAAATCCTTGCGGTCGATGGTCCCCGTCCCGAGCAGGGAATGGATCAGAAAACCCTCGAACAGGGCCGTGTTCAGGGCGCCGATCTTGCGCGCCGGATAACCGCTGCGCACATACGGCGCGACGATGTCGTCGAAAATCTCGTTGGAGAGACGATACAGGGACTGGTTGAGCTGGGCGCGCAGGTCCTCGTTGCGGGAGGCATGGATGGTGAATTCGAGAAAGACCGAACTCCAGTTGCGGTCGTCGATCATGGTCTCCAGAAAATCGAGGATGCGGTCCATGACCTCTTTAAGACTGTGAGCATCCTGCAACGCGGCGTCGCGCATGGCGCGGTAGGACTGCATCTTGATGGCGATGATGGCCAGCATGATCTCGTCCTTGCTTTGCCAGTGCCGATAGAAATTGCCCTTGGCATAGCCTGCGTCCGAGGTGATCTCGGCCACAGTGGTAGCGACAAAGCCCTTGGCGGCGAAAAGTTTTTCCGCCGAATCGAGTAGTTCGCGCTGGGTCTGGAGTGATTTTTCCTGCTGCTTTCTGGCCACGAGAATTCCTTGTTGGACAACGGTCATAAAGTGACCAGAAGTCATTTTGTGACCAAGTATTCCTCAAGCCTGATTCTGTCAAGCGTGCGCCACGGAGGATTTCTTGACAGCCCACGGGGCCACGACTAGCGTCTTTTCCACTTCGGATACCTTAGGGTGTAAAAGGGAATCCCGTGCAAATCGGGAGCGGACCCGCCGCCGTAAGTTTCAAAAGCCATCCTCCACGCTGTCCACTGGGGTCATTCCTGGGAAGGACGAGGATTGGTGAAACGAGCCGGAAGACCTGTCCGAGGTCCAACCACAGTTCGTGCTGCCTGCAACGGGGGTTTTTTGCGGGCCGCGCCCTTGGACGTCAGTCCTTTTTTCTTCTCACTGCCCCCGCCAAACCTGGAGGTCTCATGTTCAAAGCCTCGCATGTTTGCGGACTTCTTCTGTTCTTTTTTCTGCTCGCCCTGCACGGCCCGGTTCTGGCCGGACACAAGGATAGGCCGCCCAAAAAGGGAATCCTGCTGGTAGCCTTCGGCACCACCGTGCCCGAAGCGCGCGGCGCCCTGGATCACATCGGGGAGAAAGCAAGGCTGCGTTTTCCCGGCATTGAAATCCGCTGGGCCTATTCCTCGCGCATCGTGCGCGAGAAACTTGCCGCCCAGGGACAGGACTTCGATTCTCCGGCCATGGCCCTTGCACGGATGATGGACGACGGTTTCTCCCATGTGGCCGTGCAGTCCCTGCACACCATCCCGGGTGAGGAATTCCACGGCCTGCAACGCACGGTGCAGGCCTTTTCCGGCCTGCCCAAGGGCATGGACAGCGTGGTCCTGGGCCTGCCTCTGCTGGCCGAACCCGCCGACGTCGAAGCCTGCGCCTCGGCCATCATGGCCAGTCTCCCGGCAGAACGCAAAGCGGGCGAAGCCGTCGTCCTGTTGGGCCACGGCACCCACCACCCGGCGAACATCTATTACTCCGGACTGCAGTATTCCCTGAACCGGCACGATCCGCTGGTCCTGGTCGGCACCGTCGAGGGCACGCCTTCCTTGGACGACGTGCGCCGGGTCTTGAAAGACCGCAAGGTCTCAAGGGTGTATCTTGCGCCCTTCATGGCCGTGGCCGGGGACCATGCGCTGAACGACATGGCCGGAGACGAGGAGGATTCCTGGAAATCCGTGCTCGGCGCCGACGGCCTGACCTGCATTCCGGTCCTGCGAGGAACGGCACAGGTCCCGGCTTTCGTCGACATCTGGCTGGATCATCTGCAGGCGGCGCTGGAGCGCCTGCCCTGACACCATGAACGACAGGCGACACACAAGGGCATGGCTGGCCATGGCGGCAGCCGTGCCCCTTTCCATCTATGCGGCCCTTTTTTTCGGGTCCTACCCCCTGCCCGCTGAGGCCATCCATAACGCCCTCGCGACCATGCTCCATGGCCAAATCGAGAGTCAGGACCTGGTCATCGTACGCGACATCCGGCTGGGTCGCATCCTGCTTTCGTTCCTGACCGGCGCGGCTCTGGCCGTATCCGGCGGCGTTTTTCAAGGCCTGCTGCGCAACCCGCTGGCCGACCCGTTCACCCTGGGGATATCCAGCGGCGCGGCCTGCGGCGCGGCCCTGGCTCTCGGCATGGGCTGGACCGTGGCTGGACTTTCGACCCTCCCGCTGGCCGCGCTCGGCGGAGCGTTCGCCGCCATGAGCCTGGTCCTGGCCATGAGCAGGCTGGCCGGAGACTTCTCCCGCGAGAGCCTTGTCCTGGGCGGAATCGTCGTCTCCACCTTCCTCGGCGCGGCCATCGCCCTCATCAAGTCATTGAACGAGGAATCGGTGGCGGCCATCGTGTTCTGGATCATGGGCAGCTTTCAGGGGCGGGGATTCGAGCACGTGGGGCTCATGCTGCCGTACATGATCGCAGGCTCCGCCCTGGTCCTTTTCCTGGCCCGGGAACTCGACATCCTGGGCCTCGGGTCCGAGCAGGCGGCGCAGGTCGGCGTACCCGTTGGACGGGCGCGCATCGGCCTGCTCATCGGCGCCGGAATGCTGACCGCCGCGGCAGTCAGCGTCTCCGGCATCATCGGCTTCGTCGGTCTGGTGGTGCCCCATCTGGTGCGCATGCTCATCGGACCGGACTCCAGACCCCTGCTTCTTTTTTCGGCCCTGGGCGGGGGTATCCTGCTGCTTTGGTCCGACGTCCTGGCCCGCACCATCCTTTCCCACGGAGCGGAATTACCCGTGGGCGTGGTCACCGCCCTGTTTGGCGGCCCCTTCTTCTGCCTGATCATGGCCAGGGGACGCAGGCCGTGAGCGCACCGATGATCGAAATCCGGAACCTGAGCGCAGGCTACAAGGGTCAACCCGTGCTTCGCGGCATCTCCCTTAACGTCGGGGAAGGCGAGTTCACGGGCATTCTCGGTCCCAACGGCAGCGGCAAGACGACCCTCATCCGCGCCCTGTCCGGAGTCCTGCCGTACGCCAACGGCAGCATCCGCATCGCGGGTCATGACATAAGAGATCTGTCGGCCAAGGCCCGGGCCCGGCATTGCGCCACCGTGGCCCAGAAAAACCCGGGACTTTCCGGGGTGCGCGCCCTGTCGCTGGTGCTCATGGGACGCTACCCGCATATTTCATTTTTGGGCGGCTACTCCAGGCACGATTACCTGCGCGTGCAGGCGGCCATGGAGGAGACCAGCAGCCTCGATCTCGCCGAACGCGCCACCGAAGCGCTCTCCGGCGGAGAGCTGCAACGGGTCATCACGGCCAAGGCCCTGGCCCAGGACACCAG
The Desulfomicrobium macestii DNA segment above includes these coding regions:
- a CDS encoding HAD hydrolase family protein → MTDRYRGIFVSDLDGTLLRNGRISDGDLRAFRGLRDQGIMRVIATGRSLYSARACLADDFPADYLILSTGNQIVNWPTQEVMRSSFMTGREVQDICRFLSGLGLSFMVHDEFPHSHRFEYHRGHGNVADFDRRLALYADHGRENTGSREMRAASQIVAIVDGNDAAMHDRVSRELGNHSVIRATSPLDGQSVWIEIFAADVSKASGIMHLVDHHDLHGAPSAAIGNDHNDRDMLELVQMSFKVADAFLDNEGKYITTPENSDAVAFAIAHYMERFHAGMTEA
- a CDS encoding MlaE family ABC transporter permease produces the protein MKKILAVPALLGATSLDIVKNVGQWGVFSLTAVLGMIHMRRLLPKILHDIHFIGFKSLNIIILVAFFTGMVLGLQGYYTLIKFSAEGMLGVAVALSLVRELGPVLTAIMLIGRAGSSISAEIGIMRISEQIDALSTMDVDPVRYLVTPKIIASLICFPLLTAIFDCVGILGGYFSSVLLSSRSGIFFSKIQSSLLLSDVTGGFVKSFVFAFIVITISCYCGYYTHQNQSSAGAEGVSNSTTSAVVQSCVYVLVSDYVITSFLM
- a CDS encoding ATP-binding cassette domain-containing protein, with amino-acid sequence MSSTTPLIQLRNISKAFGGREILRGATLDIQRNEITAIIGKSGGGKSVLVKHIIGLITADSGEIIFDGLPYSTMKRKDFSAIKNRCSYMFQNNALFDSMTVFENIALPLREKFKLGKKDLEDKVRARIEQLELTEVAQMYPKQISGGMQKRVALARALVTEPEIIFFDEPTTGLDPIRKKTVFSMIHRYHEKLNFTAVIITHDIPDIFYIAHTVNILDEGRIIFSGSPVALEQSSDPGLYTYTHGHEMLIDELTGLHNRLSLMRKVEAFGAEAQGSEQLVLVTVRLLGMRTMMDYKGDLLAHAFIRKLAKFVSSFLPEGACAGMFSKEILVIAAKTTDESTLELFLSQLEAFFTNLTIETYCHKHRLQVEIGGALVTQGLSAYSAIQEALATSKKYV
- the mlaD gene encoding outer membrane lipid asymmetry maintenance protein MlaD: MKTNNSSLHLSIGLFVIVGLACTAYLAMTLANTTFFAGDSYEITAKFTAVNGLRAGSNVEISGVAVGKVSSISLDQTLYQAVITMNIDNSVGIPVDSTAAIKTSGLIGDKYVSIIPGADDVLLKDQEILMDTQAALDIEEMISKYVFGSVDK
- a CDS encoding MlaC/ttg2D family ABC transporter substrate-binding protein, which encodes MRILFLFIILLLPAPAVSQDNPTSYIRANVDKVVSILTSPEYESETNKTEQLRQIEAVVDNFFDAEELSKRSLGQYWRIFTPEQKQEFQPLFLKLIKQVYLKKSITYNDEVVNYNQEIIKSDTLAEVHTTITSPNLNIPIIYYMIRKDVSWKVYDVSVENVSLIKNYRSQFRSILQNNSPDKLIATLREKTNE
- a CDS encoding MlaA family lipoprotein, with the protein product MNKRLLLLCLTLCVILLQGCAGKKSSSALNQDVAAGQEYEETYGEGEGNGPYPDHLEGFNRGVFSFNDGFITYVFTPIDTVYTGFFPPDIRTGFGNFYRNLGYPVRLINALLQFKFDKMAKETASFALNTFFGVGGLFNITHNMPSLQSSPEDFSQTLAFYGLDSGTYLVLPILGPTTLRDAVGSVADSFAHPLSFVTPDSAKYALIGHDRANSASAKLPAYKSIKEESFDHYTSMKDVYFQYRLGLEKE
- a CDS encoding amphi-Trp domain-containing protein, coding for MSDKKKLVSVEETRLAYMTGMLLKEIADGLSKRKFEFKTADGPITVTVPKDVDIEYSVVQKDKEGETKTKLEIEISWKS
- a CDS encoding TRAP transporter large permease, coding for MSPAGIGFLGIAIMLLLFATRMPVAFVMGVVGFVGFSVLTSVQGGLNMLSRSMYEVFVSYDLTTIPLFILMGQLAFNAGISRRLFSTTYHFFGHIRGGLAMATVSACTAFGAVCGSSPATAATMATVAIPEMKRFGYRDRLAAGAVAAGGGLGMIMPPSVVLIIYGVLTEQSIGRLFVAGILPAFLLTGLFLGAIWVTCRRHPDYGPEAEHFSWGRRFKSLTGLIDTLIIFAVVLAGLFKGWFTPTEAASVGAFSVLVLGLVRRQLNLRLIFKSLEETLRTSCMILFLVAGAVVFGKFLAVTRIPFTTASYIGGLEIPALAVMAIIVFIYFLGGCFMDSLAMIMLTVPVFYPVVMNLGYDPIWFGVIIVLVTEMGVITPPVGINVYVVYGVTTAMKQNISLESIFRGIYPFLVATVIGIAILFFIPQIVTFLPSLM
- a CDS encoding TRAP transporter small permease, whose product is MEIVEKILARIGSVMRIGGCLCLLGMALLTVADITGRLNRSPIFGSEEIVTFLAVLALGLSLPYAHSHRSHIGVEVFVQLMSTKVRRRLKLFRETLSVIFFATVTVMMWAYARDKHLSGEVSMNLGLPEYLFLYALGACFAVATLTMFVDLLQFVLQWRKS
- a CDS encoding TRAP transporter substrate-binding protein; protein product: MRLFLRVATLAFVVLGFSAQAMAAGPVKLSYSNFFPPTHIQSILAEEWCREVETRSNGQVVIDYYPAGTLTKPKDCYDGVVQRISDIGLSALGYTKGRFPVLSGVDLPMGYTTGVQATTLANAVYEQFKPKEFDDVHVLYFHAHGPGKLHTAGKPVTSMEELKGMKIRATGNSASVISALGGNPVAMSMPDSYQSIQKGVVNGGIYPVETNKGWKMGEVVDYLTDTTAVAYTTTFFVVINKDVWASLSPEVQKAMTEVSRDWIPRHGKAWDDSDKEGLEFFLAQQGNAVVTLDPAEAERWTKAMEPIFGEYEAECAKVGADGKAVLDFMRANLK
- a CDS encoding TetR/AcrR family transcriptional regulator, whose translation is MARKQQEKSLQTQRELLDSAEKLFAAKGFVATTVAEITSDAGYAKGNFYRHWQSKDEIMLAIIAIKMQSYRAMRDAALQDAHSLKEVMDRILDFLETMIDDRNWSSVFLEFTIHASRNEDLRAQLNQSLYRLSNEIFDDIVAPYVRSGYPARKIGALNTALFEGFLIHSLLGTGTIDRKDFRRAAMKLALANALDTQE
- a CDS encoding sirohydrochlorin cobaltochelatase, which codes for MFKASHVCGLLLFFFLLALHGPVLAGHKDRPPKKGILLVAFGTTVPEARGALDHIGEKARLRFPGIEIRWAYSSRIVREKLAAQGQDFDSPAMALARMMDDGFSHVAVQSLHTIPGEEFHGLQRTVQAFSGLPKGMDSVVLGLPLLAEPADVEACASAIMASLPAERKAGEAVVLLGHGTHHPANIYYSGLQYSLNRHDPLVLVGTVEGTPSLDDVRRVLKDRKVSRVYLAPFMAVAGDHALNDMAGDEEDSWKSVLGADGLTCIPVLRGTAQVPAFVDIWLDHLQAALERLP